The sequence TCGTCAATCTGGCGACGCCGATCTTCGGCATGGCCTTCATGGTCCACATGCACAAGCGCCTGTCAGGCCCGCGCCCCGAGCTGATCGAGCCGGCGCGTCAGATGCGCTGACGACGGCGGGCGCGGCCTGCTCAGACCGTCTTCTCCGGCCAGCGGCAGAGATCGTTGATCAGGCACACCTCGCAGCGCGGCTTGCGTGCGAGGCAGGTATAGCGGCCGTGGAGGATCAGCCAGTGATGCGCATGCAGCATGAACTCGGCCGGGATCACCTTTTCGAGGCCGAGCTCGACGTCGAGCGGCGTCTTGCCGGGCGCAAGCCCCGTGCGATTGCCGACACGGAAGACATGGGTGTCCACCGCCATCGTGTGCTCGCCGAAGGCCATGTTGAGTACGACATTGGCGGTCTTGCGCCCCGCACCGGGCAATGACTCGATCTCGGCGCGCGTGCGCGGCACCTCGCCGCCGAAATCGCTGAGCACTTTTGCCGAGAGCGCGATGACGTTCTTGGCCTTGGTGCGATAGAGGCCGATGGTCTTGATGTAGTCGCGCAAGCGCTCCTCGCCGAGATCGAGCATCTTCTGCGGCGTATCGGCGACCTCGAACAACGCGCGCGTCGCCTTGTTGACGCCGGCATCAGTCGCCTGCGCCGACAGCACCACGGCGACCAGCAGCGTGAACGGGTTGACGTGCTCGAGCTCGCCCTTCGGCTCCGGATTGGCCTTGCGGAAGCGGCTGAAGACCTCGTGGATCTCCGCCGGCGTCCACGGTTTTATGGCCTTGAGCGATTTCTTGGCGGGAGCCTTCGGTTTCGCGACCGCCGCCTTTGCCTTTTTCTTCGGCACGGCGGCTTTGCGCGGGACCGGCTTGCGGGTGATTTTCGCCATGATCGGGATATACTGAGGGACGATGAGCACAGGCAACGAAATTGAGCGCAAGGATTTTGAAGATCAGCGCGAAGTGCAGATCTTCTCCGCGCTGCTGACGCCGCACCGCTCGCTGAACCGCACCGGGTTTCTCGCCGTGATGCTGTTCCTGAGCGTCGTCAGCTTTGCCACCGGCCTCGCCTTCCTGTTGAAGGGCGCCTGGCCCGTGCTCGGCTTCTTTGGTCTCGACGTGCTCGTGGTCTGGTGGGCCTTCAGGGTCAATTTCGGCACGGGGCGGGCACGCGAGGAGATCACCGTCACGACCTCCGAACTGCGGGTGCGGCGCATCAGCCATCGCGGTCAGGTCGCCGAATGGACCTTCAATCCGCTCTGGGTCCGCCTCGACATGGAAGTCGACGAGGATTTCGGCATCGAGCACCTCTACCTGATCTCGCGCGGCCACCAGATCCAGCTTGCGAGGTTCCTGGGACCTGAGGAAAAGGCAAGCTTTTACAAAGGCTTGGTCGAGGCGCTGAACGCCGCCAAGCGTGGGCCGACCTACAACCCGATCAACTGATCCCAGTCGGAAATCGGGTGGTTTCAGACCCGCCCCTCTCCTACATTTCAGGTCATGATGACACTCGCAATCCATGACCAGCGCCTGGCCAAGCCGGGCCCCCAGAACGCCGCGCTGCGGGATTACGATTCCGTGCGCCGGGCGATCGCGTTCATCTCGGAGAACTGGCGCGCGCAGCCGACCATCGAGGCGATGGCGGATGCGGCCGGCGTCACGCCGGATGAGCTGCACCATCTGTTCCGCCGCTGGGCTTCGATCACGCCGAAGGCTTTCATGCAGGCGCTTACCCTGGACCATGCGAAGGGCCTGCTGCGGGACTCCGCGAGCATCCTCGACGCCGCGCTCGACTCCGGGCTGTCAGGTCCTGGCCGGCTGCACGATCTCTTCGTCACCCATGAAGCGATGTCGCCGGGCGAATGGAAGAACGGCGGCGCGGGGCTCACCTTGCGCTACGGCTTCCATCCCTCGCCGTTCGGCACCGCCATCGTGATCGCGACCGACCGCGGCCTCTCGGGCCTCGCCTTCGCCGATCATGGCGAAGAGAAGATCGCGCTCGCCGACATGACGCGGCGCTGGCCGAAGGCGACCTATGTCGAAGATCACGAAGGCACCGCGCCGCTCGCCGCGCGCATCTTCGACCCGAAACTCTGGCGGCCCGACCAGCCGCTGCGCGTGGTTCTGATCGGCACCGATTTCGAAGTGCGGGTGTGGGAGACGCTGCTGAAGATTCCGATGGGCCGCGCGGTGTCCTATTCCGACATCGCCTGCAACATCGACAGCCCGAAGGCCTCGCGCGCCGTCGGCGCTGCGGTCGGCAAGAACCCGGTCTCGTTCGTCGTGCCCTGCCACCGCGCACTCAGCAAGAGCGGCACGCTCACCGGCTATCACTGGGGCATCACCCGCAAGCAGGCGATGCTGGGCTGGGAAGCCGGGCGGGTCGGGATGCAGTAAGCGCAACGAGCACACTGCCGTAGGGCGGGCAAAGCGAAGCGTGCCCACCTTGTGTAAATGATCACGGAAAGGTGGTGGGCACGGCGCTGCGCGCCTTTGCCCACCCTACGAGACCTTCGTTAGCCCGCCAGATCCAGCTTCGAGGCCACGGTCGAATCCGCGTTCAGCCGGTAGATGATCGGCACGCCGGTGGCGAGCTCGCGCTTCAAAATGCCTTCCGGCGACAGCTTCTCCAGCACCATGATCAGCGCGCGCAGCGAGTTGCCGTGGGCAGCGACCAGGGTGCACTTGCCGTTGAGCACGGCGGGCAGGATCTCCTGCACATAGTACGGCAATGCGCGGGCGAGCGTGTCCTTCAGGCTTTCGCCGCCGGGCGGCGGCACATCGTAGGAGCGGCGCCAGACATGCACCTGCTCCTCGCCCCACTTCTTGCGCGCATCGTCCTTGTTGAGGCCGGAGAGATCGCCATAGTCGCGCTCGTTCAGCGCGAGGTCCTTCGAGGTCGGCAGGCCCTCCTGGCCGAGCTCGCCGAGGATGAGGTCGAGCGTGTGCTGCGCGCGCGTCAGCACCGAAGTGAAGGCGACGTCGAACACGAGGCCCTGCGCCTTCAGCTTGCGGCCGGCTTCCTTCGCTTCCTTCACGCCGAGCTCGGTGAGGTCGGGGTCCTTCCAGCCCGTGAACAGGTTCTTCAGATTCCATTCGCTCTGGCCGTGGCGCACGAGCACGAGGAGACGTTCGCTCATTGACTGCTTTCCGTTGGGTTCGATCAGAAATCGGCGAGGCCGAGCACGTCGGCCATGGAATAGTGCCCCGGCGCCTTGCCATGCGCCCACAGCGCCGCCTTGAGCGCGCCGTGCGCGAACAGCATGCGATCCTCGGCCTGGTGCGACAGCGTCAAACGTTCGAACGGCCCAAGGAAGGTCACGCTGTGGTCGCCGGCGACGGTGCCGCCGCGCAAGGAAGCGAAGCCGATATTGCCCGGCCGGCGCGCGCCGGTGATGCCGTCACGACCGCGCTCGGAATGTTCATCGAGGGTGACGCCGCGGCCGCTGGCTGCCGCCTGCCCCAGCATCAGCGCCGTGCCCGAGGGCGCATCGACCTTCATGCGGTGATGGGTCTCGACGATCTCGATGTCGAAGCTCTGGTCGAGCGCCTTGGCGA is a genomic window of Bradyrhizobium sp. CB1717 containing:
- the nth gene encoding endonuclease III encodes the protein MAKITRKPVPRKAAVPKKKAKAAVAKPKAPAKKSLKAIKPWTPAEIHEVFSRFRKANPEPKGELEHVNPFTLLVAVVLSAQATDAGVNKATRALFEVADTPQKMLDLGEERLRDYIKTIGLYRTKAKNVIALSAKVLSDFGGEVPRTRAEIESLPGAGRKTANVVLNMAFGEHTMAVDTHVFRVGNRTGLAPGKTPLDVELGLEKVIPAEFMLHAHHWLILHGRYTCLARKPRCEVCLINDLCRWPEKTV
- a CDS encoding DUF2244 domain-containing protein, with protein sequence MSTGNEIERKDFEDQREVQIFSALLTPHRSLNRTGFLAVMLFLSVVSFATGLAFLLKGAWPVLGFFGLDVLVVWWAFRVNFGTGRAREEITVTTSELRVRRISHRGQVAEWTFNPLWVRLDMEVDEDFGIEHLYLISRGHQIQLARFLGPEEKASFYKGLVEALNAAKRGPTYNPIN
- a CDS encoding bifunctional helix-turn-helix domain-containing protein/methylated-DNA--[protein]-cysteine S-methyltransferase: MMTLAIHDQRLAKPGPQNAALRDYDSVRRAIAFISENWRAQPTIEAMADAAGVTPDELHHLFRRWASITPKAFMQALTLDHAKGLLRDSASILDAALDSGLSGPGRLHDLFVTHEAMSPGEWKNGGAGLTLRYGFHPSPFGTAIVIATDRGLSGLAFADHGEEKIALADMTRRWPKATYVEDHEGTAPLAARIFDPKLWRPDQPLRVVLIGTDFEVRVWETLLKIPMGRAVSYSDIACNIDSPKASRAVGAAVGKNPVSFVVPCHRALSKSGTLTGYHWGITRKQAMLGWEAGRVGMQ
- a CDS encoding 2,3-bisphosphoglycerate-dependent phosphoglycerate mutase — translated: MSERLLVLVRHGQSEWNLKNLFTGWKDPDLTELGVKEAKEAGRKLKAQGLVFDVAFTSVLTRAQHTLDLILGELGQEGLPTSKDLALNERDYGDLSGLNKDDARKKWGEEQVHVWRRSYDVPPPGGESLKDTLARALPYYVQEILPAVLNGKCTLVAAHGNSLRALIMVLEKLSPEGILKRELATGVPIIYRLNADSTVASKLDLAG